The DNA segment GAACGTTTCCGGATAATCAACATCGACCAAATACAACCCTTCTGCTTTAGCCGTGGCGCCCGCTAAAGTTCTATCCTTTTGTTCGAGCAACCACTGAATCCACTCCGGCTTTTCTTCACCTGTGCCAACTTTAATTAAACTGCCGACGATATTTCTCACCATGTGATGCACAAAAGCATTGGCTTTGATATCCACAATCACATACTGACCTTGGCGTGAAACATTCAAATGCATCACATTTCGCCAAGGGGTACGTGATTGACAATGAACTGCTCGGAAAGAAGTAAAATCATTTTCGCCAAGCAGATATTGCCCAGCAAGGTGCATTTTATCTTCATCAAGTGGATTATGGTAATGGCTAACACCTGAGCTCAAAATGCCAGGACGAAACGTATTATTGAAAATGATATAGCGATAACGACGAGCGGTCGCGGTAAAGCGAGCATGGAACTCATCTGACACTTCATGTGACCAACGAACCGCGATGTTACTTGGTAAATTGGCATTAACACCCATTGTCCAAGCTACCAATTTACGCTTAGAGGTTGTATCAAAATGCACGACTTGTCCGGTACCATGAACGCCAGCATCCGTTCGACCAGCACATTGCACTTCGACAGGATGATTCGCGACAATCGACAACGCTTTCTCTAAATGTTCTTGAACACTCGGAACATCCTTTTGTCGTTGCCAGCCAAATAGCTTGCTACCATCATATTCAATACCTAAAGCAATGCGCATGTGTGGTTACTCTTTTTTCTACATCAAAAATGGGCTGCAAAGTATATACTCAACTGAGATCAAGTCCAATCGAGGTGCGATGTGACTCTAAATGAACACCATCAAAGCGAAGCCAACAGTTTGGTTGCTTCCGCTTTTAAAGTATCATCGCCTTTCGCCAGCACGACTTTGAGCAATTTTTCGGCTGTGCGTTTGTCATCCATTTCAATGAAAACTTTTGCAAGATCAAGGTTGCTATTCATTTCAGCATCAACATCCACATCAAACGCATTCACATCACCCAATACATCAGGGAAATCATCGAGGCCAACATCTAGGTCAGGATCTTCATCGCTATCTTGATAATCCGCATAGGCGGTATGTTTCTCCGGTTGCGCCATTGTCTCAGTTTGAGAATCTTCTTGAATATCATCGATAGATAAAACATCTGGAAAGGTTTGTGGTGAGACATTCAGATCAATATCGACATCACTTTCCACCCCTTCCTGCTGAGTATGTTCGAGGTTTTGTTGATCAACCGCCTCTGATAACGGCGCTTGGGTGATCAAGGATTCATCAAACTCATGGGGCTCATTATCCGTGGCTTCAGGCTGCTCGACATCGAAATCATCAGGTTCATTTTCTGCGTCAAGACGAGCTTGCTCTTCATCGTAAATTAACTCAGAAAGATCAGAGAGTTCTGTTTCTGTTTCTGTTTCTGTTTCTGTTTCTGTTTCTGTTTCTGTTTCTGTTTCTGTTTCTGTTTCTGTTTCTGTTTCTGTTTCTGTTTCTGTTTCTTGATAATGGTTATCTACAGCAGAAACATCCGCAAGCAAAACTTCAGCCTTGGTATCGCTTTTTTCTGAGTCAGCTTTATGTTCAACCGCCAATGGGGAAAGCGCTTGGAGTGGCTCAACATGTTTGGATTGACGCGTGAACAACAAACGAATAATCAATAAAATCAACACAATCGGCAGTAAGATAATGCCCCACAACCAAGGGTGTTGATTAGCAATACGAACAAATGCTTGCGGTGAATCAATCGACGTCGATGGCGCCTCTTCAGCTTGCACTACGTTGGCTCGGTTGTGTTCATCCATCGCCAATGTATCTTTTAACTCATTTAATTGCTGCTGAATTTTAGTCAGCTCTGTGGTCAAGCGAGAGTTCATCTCTTCCACTTTTTCGATATCAATTTTTTCGGAACTGGTTACATCACTCGAAGTAGAGCTTTGGGGTAATGTGGATTGGGCAGCACTTTGCGGAGAATGTTCTGATTCGACTCTTACCACTTGATCAACAGACAAAGCCGGCTCATCAGATTCATTGTCAGAGACGACATTTTGTTGTGATTCCGCGGTAACATCCGGTTTGGGTGCATTATCAGCCGTCGCTGTTTCCTCATTCGCCGAAGAAGTCACATAATCTTCTAATGTTGCCGGTGGTGGTGGCGTGATACTTGGATCAACCTGAGATGGCACAGGGCGCTGTTTATCCGCTTGAATAACCGCCACAGCATTATCCGTTGTTTCACGTTTTATCGCGGCTAAGGTTGGCAAGCGCAACATGCTGCCAGGAATTAAACCGTGGATATTATTGTCTTCAAACGCTTTGGCATTGAGTTTATAGGTTGCCAATACCGTTTGCGCGACAGACACTGTTTTAGAGGGCCGATATTGCTTAGCAATAGACCACAAGGTTTCATCTTCTTGGGTCGGACCATAAATTGATGCGATATCAGCATTGAGAGCATTCGATGAATCTTCAGATTGTGTCACTGATTCAGGTTGGCTCGACACATGGCTTATTGGCACTTCTGCTGTTTTCACTTCATCTGCACAAGCAGTCGGCATTTGAGCAGCGAATAAAAGTACAACCGGTGTAATAAGGTGCTTAAATGTACGGCGCATAAAAAATCGGCTAATCCAAAGGTTTCATCAATAAATTTAAATATATAGGATAATACCCCTATTCGGGTAGTAAAGATGACAAAAAACATTCATTTTTCAGGGAATTTTTGCGCCATGAGCAGTATTTTCGCTCTTATCTGACAAGCTTCTCTCGGCAAGCACAACGCCAATAAAAAGCCCCACCGATGGGTGAGGCTCTGAGTATCACAATGTTTTCGGCGATTAGAAGTAATCTCTAATCAGCACTTCAGCAATTTGTACCGCGTTGGTGGCTGCACCTTTGCGTACGTTATCCGCCACAACCCACATATTAATACCGCTGTGATGGCTGATATCATTACGTACACGGCCAATCATAACGGTATCTTTTCCACCTGCATCACGCACTTGCGTTGGGTAGTCAATACCACGGAACACTTCTACGCCTTCCATTTGCTCAAGCATATCCATAACTTGTTCCGCATCAATCGGAGCCTGTGTTTCGATATGAAGCGATTCGGCATGACCATAAAACACTGGCACACGAACACAGGTCGGATTCACTTGAATCGATGGGTCGTTAAAGATTTTTTGTGTTTCCCACACCATTTTCATTTCTTCTTTGGTGTAGCCGTTTTCCATCATCACATCAATTTGAGGAATACAGTTGAATGCAATTTGCTGAGGGAAAGCATCATTCTCTGCGGGTAAACCGTTGAGCAATTTCGCAGTTTGGCCTGCTAATTCATCGATACCTTTTTTGCCCGCACCAGACACGGATTGATAAGTGGATACGTTAATACGCTCAATGCCTACCGCATCATGAATCGGCTTTAAAGCCACCAACATTTGAATAGTTGAACAGTTCGGGTTCGCAATGATATTGCGGTTACGGAACTCTGCAATCGCTTCTGGATTCACTTCTGGCACCACAAGCGGTACATCAAACTCATAACGGAATTGCGAGGTATTGTCGATCACAACCACACCTTCATCCGCTGCGATCGGTGCCCATTTTTCAGACAATTCGCCACCGGCAGAAAACAGCGCAATATGCACTTGTGACCAATCAAATTCTTCAACGTTTTGCACTTTGATGGTTTTACCATTGAAACGGTATGTTTTGCCTTCGCTACGTTCACTGGCCAATAGGAAAAGTTCGCCAACTGGGAATTTGCGCTCTTGCAATACTTCCAGCATGGTTTCACCAACTGCGCCGGTTGCGCCAAAGATAGCAACGTTAAATTCTTGACTCATTAAAACCTCAATTTAGATATGGAGCGTATGGGAATAAACATAGTTTAAGCAGCCAATTATGCCTGCTTAAATCCCAATTGATAAAAAGGTGTCAGTTCAACCTCTGCTGATGGATAGCCAGATACCGATATCGCCGAATATTCACGTCGATCCCAGTAGTCTTTTCGTATTACATCAAAGGCTTTTGCTTGTTTTTTCGCGTCGGTTTCATCGATCACTCGGCGAAATAATGCATCGTCTTGGCGCACATCATAAATCAACTGAGTTAAATTGTGCAGTAATGCTTGGTTTTTATTACCATCCTTCTTGCTCCAACCTTGCGAGAGGTTCACGCTTGAGACAGGTGCAACCGGCAACAATTGCTCAGGATACGCACGCAATTCCAACCCAAGATGCTGACAAAAACGATTAAAGATCATGGTCGTGCCACGTGCTTTGCCTTCTAAACCATAGCCAGCGATATGCGGGGTGGCAAAAGTCAGCAATGGCAGGAGCTCTAAATCCACACAAGGCTCAAACTCGAACACATCGAGCACGGCGGTAAATCCATCTTGCTTTGCTAGGCGCTGCTTTAAGGCTTGATTATCCACCACCGGCCCACGAGCGGCATTAATCAAAATTTGATCAGCCCGCAATGAACTCAGTTCTGCTTGACCAATTAAGTGATGCGTTGGCCATGTCCCCTCTTTGGTGATTGGGGTATGCAGTGAAATCACGTCCGCTTGTTGCAGCAGCATGTTCAATTCGGTAAAGGAGCGTGCATCGCCTTCGGCTTGTTTAGGGGGATCATTAATCAGAGTTTTCACTCCAATCGCCTGCAAACACTGCGCTAAATAACTGCCAACTTGCCCTGCGCCAATAATACCCACGGTTTTATCAAACAGTGAAAAGCCTTGTTGCTGAGCGATCACCAATAATGAGCTAATCACATACTCGGCTACACCGACTTTGTTACAACCCGGCGCTGAAGTAAAAGCAATGCCTTTTGCCGCTAATAACGCCTGATCAACATGATCCATACCTGCGGTTGCCGTTCCAACAAATTTCAGCTTATTGGCCTTACTCAGTAACTCGGCATTGACTTTAGTCACAGAGCGAATCATTAATGCATCCACATCCACCAGATCATCCGCACACAAGGTTCGCCCTGGCTTCATTTCTACTTCACCTAACTGGCTAAATAAACCCTCGGCGTATGGCATATTTTCATCAATGACGATTTTCATTCGGAGATCTCGGTAGTGAACAAGATGGCCATAATAAAAAAATCCCCGGCATAAACCGAGGATTTTTTAATTAAACTGAATATTTATACCTAAAGTAATTGGAGCTACAGCGAGGCGACAAGTGAATGAGTCCCCATGAGCTTAGTTTACTAAGTGATTGGGGCGAATGAACGCCGTCAACAAAGCTGTAGCTTCAAGTACGAAAGGTATTAAGCTTCGTATTTTTTAATCACAAGCGTCGCGTTAGTTCCACCGAAACCAAAGCTGTTTGACATAACTGTCTTAAGCGCTTGTTGACGAGGTTCAGTGACAATGTCTAAACCTTCCGCTTCAGGGTCAAGCGTTTCAACGTTAATGCTTGGGGCAATAAAGCCGTGCTCTAGCATCAATGTTGAGTAGATGGCTTCATGTACGCCAGCTGCACCAAGTGCGTGACCTGTCATGGCTTTAGTCGCAGAAATCGCAGGGCATTTACCAGCGCTGCCTTTACCAAACACTTCTTGAATCGCGCCTAGCTCTTTTACATCACCAACTGGAGTCGATGTGCCGTGCGTGTTCACGTAATCAATTACATCGACATTTTGCATTGCCATCTTCATACAACGCACTGCGCCTTCACCTGATGGTGCTACCATGTCGTAGCCATCTGAAGTGGCACCGTAACCAACGATTTCACCGTAAATTTTTGCGCCGCGTGCTAGAGCATGCTCAAGTTCTTCGATAACGACCATACCGCCGCCACCAGAGATGACGAAACCATCGCGGTCTGCATCGTAAGTACGTGATGCGCGCTCAGGTGTTTCGTTGTATTTAGTCGACAATGCACCCATTGCATCAAACATCATTGCTGATGACCAGTGAAGTTCTTCACCACCACCTGCAAATACAACATCTTGTTTGCCAAGTTGAATTAGCTCTAATGCGTGACCAATACAGTGAGCAGAAGTCGCACAGGCTGAACTGATGCTGTAGTTCACACCACGGATTTTAAATGGTGTAGCAAGACAAGCCGAAACAGAAGACGCCATAGTACGAGGTACCATGTAAGGACCAATACGCTTCACGCCTTTC comes from the Vibrio gangliei genome and includes:
- the truA gene encoding tRNA pseudouridine(38-40) synthase TruA, producing MRIALGIEYDGSKLFGWQRQKDVPSVQEHLEKALSIVANHPVEVQCAGRTDAGVHGTGQVVHFDTTSKRKLVAWTMGVNANLPSNIAVRWSHEVSDEFHARFTATARRYRYIIFNNTFRPGILSSGVSHYHNPLDEDKMHLAGQYLLGENDFTSFRAVHCQSRTPWRNVMHLNVSRQGQYVIVDIKANAFVHHMVRNIVGSLIKVGTGEEKPEWIQWLLEQKDRTLAGATAKAEGLYLVDVDYPETFNLPRVDIGPLFLPAN
- a CDS encoding 4-phosphoerythronate dehydrogenase encodes the protein MKIVIDENMPYAEGLFSQLGEVEMKPGRTLCADDLVDVDALMIRSVTKVNAELLSKANKLKFVGTATAGMDHVDQALLAAKGIAFTSAPGCNKVGVAEYVISSLLVIAQQQGFSLFDKTVGIIGAGQVGSYLAQCLQAIGVKTLINDPPKQAEGDARSFTELNMLLQQADVISLHTPITKEGTWPTHHLIGQAELSSLRADQILINAARGPVVDNQALKQRLAKQDGFTAVLDVFEFEPCVDLELLPLLTFATPHIAGYGLEGKARGTTMIFNRFCQHLGLELRAYPEQLLPVAPVSSVNLSQGWSKKDGNKNQALLHNLTQLIYDVRQDDALFRRVIDETDAKKQAKAFDVIRKDYWDRREYSAISVSGYPSAEVELTPFYQLGFKQA
- a CDS encoding aspartate-semialdehyde dehydrogenase; this encodes MSQEFNVAIFGATGAVGETMLEVLQERKFPVGELFLLASERSEGKTYRFNGKTIKVQNVEEFDWSQVHIALFSAGGELSEKWAPIAADEGVVVIDNTSQFRYEFDVPLVVPEVNPEAIAEFRNRNIIANPNCSTIQMLVALKPIHDAVGIERINVSTYQSVSGAGKKGIDELAGQTAKLLNGLPAENDAFPQQIAFNCIPQIDVMMENGYTKEEMKMVWETQKIFNDPSIQVNPTCVRVPVFYGHAESLHIETQAPIDAEQVMDMLEQMEGVEVFRGIDYPTQVRDAGGKDTVMIGRVRNDISHHSGINMWVVADNVRKGAATNAVQIAEVLIRDYF
- a CDS encoding FimV/HubP family polar landmark protein, with amino-acid sequence MRRTFKHLITPVVLLFAAQMPTACADEVKTAEVPISHVSSQPESVTQSEDSSNALNADIASIYGPTQEDETLWSIAKQYRPSKTVSVAQTVLATYKLNAKAFEDNNIHGLIPGSMLRLPTLAAIKRETTDNAVAVIQADKQRPVPSQVDPSITPPPPATLEDYVTSSANEETATADNAPKPDVTAESQQNVVSDNESDEPALSVDQVVRVESEHSPQSAAQSTLPQSSTSSDVTSSEKIDIEKVEEMNSRLTTELTKIQQQLNELKDTLAMDEHNRANVVQAEEAPSTSIDSPQAFVRIANQHPWLWGIILLPIVLILLIIRLLFTRQSKHVEPLQALSPLAVEHKADSEKSDTKAEVLLADVSAVDNHYQETETETETETETETETETETETETETETETETELSDLSELIYDEEQARLDAENEPDDFDVEQPEATDNEPHEFDESLITQAPLSEAVDQQNLEHTQQEGVESDVDIDLNVSPQTFPDVLSIDDIQEDSQTETMAQPEKHTAYADYQDSDEDPDLDVGLDDFPDVLGDVNAFDVDVDAEMNSNLDLAKVFIEMDDKRTAEKLLKVVLAKGDDTLKAEATKLLASL
- the fabB gene encoding beta-ketoacyl-ACP synthase I; the encoded protein is MKRAVITGLGIVSSIGNNVEEVLESLKTGKSGITGSEQFKEAGLRSQVWGELKINPSEHIDRKQMRFMGDTASFAYLAMQQAIEDSKLSEDQVSNERTGLVAGSGGVSSQNQVLSVDTLREKGVKRIGPYMVPRTMASSVSACLATPFKIRGVNYSISSACATSAHCIGHALELIQLGKQDVVFAGGGEELHWSSAMMFDAMGALSTKYNETPERASRTYDADRDGFVISGGGGMVVIEELEHALARGAKIYGEIVGYGATSDGYDMVAPSGEGAVRCMKMAMQNVDVIDYVNTHGTSTPVGDVKELGAIQEVFGKGSAGKCPAISATKAMTGHALGAAGVHEAIYSTLMLEHGFIAPSINVETLDPEAEGLDIVTEPRQQALKTVMSNSFGFGGTNATLVIKKYEA